One part of the Aspergillus luchuensis IFO 4308 DNA, chromosome 5, nearly complete sequence genome encodes these proteins:
- a CDS encoding uncharacterized protein (COG:S;~EggNog:ENOG410PH0I) — protein MSGLSAAPRLSTTDTIYLLHHVFLPPKLPQEDDYNASHESALLDGVIDALALFQEYSHGQESEVVDSVKVMLTRLRATRDCHGDVNHVELQKALEELENSGGALPVHVRCQNAAVLMTRHSDSIHVETFELSPRNEAVNTTVGRLQRQFPGPTFALDRAVFNEPNMQTTIAHALESMSRQPAPGTKPKVKKARQEHDENRDTTDPMLVTELFTSFLRPQCKIVNSLQVCKNTREEVLWLNSLQPWRRSALWLQIRVTMQLVIRRLFQRKEISADLYKEFMIFYMSSILRRCPRSISSEHRYIMTSKIVRRLRKLDLADDHAWLPFVQCSLQQANDVLEERWSSILARNACRPDMSSMARLNFQDDTNCSLPGLDEWLQSIRTRQDSSVPPDAYSQSGFLDFEPAELPSLFRLTDPDYHVYNLAAFEAWVDLNLQSWTETHISHEDTCERLSRLVNAYYSIASKLYAANPEALSAMLLTILELWIACDKSAVHIHPLLRQYKTCIPIHLFQSLLLPRQSQLTRLAHAERYMRQRHQGVQYRGSKILTDFGTPSSFSVRYFKQSAEHQRLLATIEQRAESEKADKVVELHRKHEQYRELCARRDEIECTYYDERLDNRFHFTERRHSPSCQRCRLDRAAKEITIHVHEWPLSSNPLEAESTVFELKLPRPFAFWRDLTAFIVLEILGITYASKETPRAEYRPGSYSGLSMFFTAVVDSPRIGLLSQVKPHQGTHRRKNHIINVSESDVCLANGLYFKYFDNAHRCFTDDLVQIHAMATACTYKLPPSSSSLQPFLFRPAETPDGPSPNTVIASQHTCPNDMSLGEYKALCSMPLGFHIQWQNILRQLAAPTVVFNKVETCLFTLQIMHQAGPPSLMDPILREGHHVLNEDLFAAPLLREIQKTAAAIEQNWQSAEGLSVLIALTQKVLACSPSVHIQNKCIEQLDGLRKISFGWVMTVGEEAGATDSNDHRNDLIASAAYLALMCVGTFDCENSHLERILRNDLDASVFIQCSMVIHDRKGLLKRVSSCLLPILYYRWQNIAFRGHRILVNNTIHGRRTALDRAIHRTWAAYRPGSPWTAASSGTQCCLHAQVMGESGGASGVGVYVNLLTGQLLINGRPLARLPSEFERHKTYQSLFGHSLVEVMPSDLSGLEYSAQRLHMGQTIYLGKQTIPEQSGFDLRIRAVDGRRVWEFVPPRLLAAALPDAFVEGYAHWYETNCEYIEFRPINEPWKPSPASHWRLQRTQPGNNWQLTQGNMSLISMGSETARTLCDVFQPIEKASKLHYKLHHESGMLEIEIPRLRLSFNLRSGQPY, from the exons ATGTCAGGTTTGTCCGCTGCACCCCGTCTATCGACCACGGACACAATATATCTGCTTCATCACGTCTTCCTGCCCCCCAAACTGCCACAGGAAGATGATTATAACGCTTCACATGAAAGTGCTCTGCTCGATGGCGTTATTGATGCCCTCGCTCTGTTTCAGGAATATAGTCATGGGCAGGAAAGTGAAGTTGTTGACAGTGTCAAAGTGATGCTCACTCGTTTGAGAGCGACGCGCGATTGTCATGGGGACGTGAATCACGTCGAGCTTCAAAAGGCTCTAGAAGAATTGGAGAATTCAG GAGGTGCTCTACCTGTGCATGTTCGTTGCCAGAATGCTGCGGTCTTAATGACCAGGCACAGCGATTCAATACATGTCGAGACGTTTGAACTATCACCTCGGAACGAAGCCGTCAACACTACGGTGGGTCGACTCCAACGCCAATTTCCTGGGCCAACCTTTGCTTTGGATCGAGCCGTCTTCAATGAACCAAATATGCAAACTACCATTGCGCACGCCCTGGAGAGCATGAGTCGTCAGCCTGCCCCGGGAACCAAGCCAAAAGTGAAGAAGGCGCGGCAGGAGCACGACGAGAATCGGGATACAACCGATCCGATGCTGGTTACAGAGTTGTTCACATCATTCCTTCGCCCACAATGCAAAATTGTGAACAGCTTGCAGGTCTGTAAGAACACAAGGGAAGAGGTCCTGTGGCTCAACAGTCTGCAACCTTGGAGACGGTCCGCCCTCTGGCTCCAGATTCGAGTTACGATGCAATTGGTCATTCGGAGGCTCTTCCAGCGCAAAGAAATCTCAGCCGACCTTTATAAAGAATTCATGATCTTTTACATGAGTTCCATTCTCCGCCGCTGTCCCAGGAGCATAAGCAGTGAGCATCGGTATATTATGACTTCCAAAATCGTGCGCCGGTTACGAAAGCTTGATCTGGCGGATGATCATGCTTGGCTTCCGTTTGTCCAGTGTTCCCTTCAACAAGCGAATGACGTCctagaagaaagatggagcAGCATCCTCGCCCGTAACGCCTGCCGACCTGACATGTCTTCCATGGCTCGACTCAACTTTCAAGATGACACTAATTGCTCACTGCCCGGTCTTGATGAGTGGCTTCAGAGCATCAGAACCCGCCAAGACTCCTCAGTGCCGCCAGATGCCTACTCACAGTCTGGATTCTTGGATTTTGAGCCTGCAGAGCTCCCATCGCTCTTCCGACTGACTGACCCCGACTATCACGTCTACAATCTCGCTGCCTTCGAAGCTTGGGTTGACTTGAATCTTCAATCCTGGACTGAGACACATATTAGCCATGAAGACACCTGCGAACGACTAAGCAGATTAGTCAATGCCTATTATAGTATTGCATCCAAATTGTACGCTGCTAATCCTGAGGCATTGTCAGCCATGCTTCTCACCATTCTGGAGCTCTGGATAGCTTGCGACAAATCCGCCGTCCATATTCATCCGCTGCTTCGCCAGTACAAGACTTGTATTCCTATACATCTCTTCCAGTCTCTCCTGTTACCTCGTCAATCCCAGCTTACCAGGTTGGCACACGCGGAAAGGTACATGCGTCAACGCCACCAGGGCGTCCAGTACAGAGGTTCCAAAATTCTAACCGACTTTGgaaccccttcctccttttccgtGCGCTACTTCAAGCAGTCCGCTGAACACCAACGTTTGCTTGCCACTATTGAACAAAGAGCTGAATCCGAGAAGGCGGACAAAGTTGTGGAGCTGCACCGAAAACATGAGCAGTATAGGGAGTTATGTGCTCGCCGTGATGAGATTGAATGCACTTACTACGATGAGAGACTCGACAACCGGTTCCACTTTACAGAGCGTCGTCATAGCCCCTCGTGCCAGAGATGTAGGTTGGACCGTGCTGCGAAAGAGATCACAATTCATGTTCATGAATGGCCTTTGTCTTCCAATCCCTTGGAAGCAGAATCCACGGTCTTCGAGTTGAAACTGCCCCGACCATTTGCATTCTGGCGTGATCTCACTGCCTTCATTGTGCTTGAAATTTTGGGAATCACATATGCTTCGAAAGAAACGCCTAGAGCGGAGTACCGACCAGGCAGCTACAGTGGCCTCTCCATGTTCTTCACCGCGGTCGTTGATTCCCCAAGGATTGGCCTTCTTTCCCAAGTTAAACCACACCAAGGAACTCACAGGCGAAAGAACCACATTATCAATGTATCAGAGAGCGACGTTTGTCTTGCGAACGGTTTGTATTTCAAATACTTCGACAATGCCCACCGCTGCTTCACCGACGATCTGGTCCAAATACATGCGATGGCAACGGCATGCACGTACAAGTTACCGCCATCCAGCTCATCTCTACAGCCGTTTCTCTTCCGCCCAGCGGAGACACCTGACGGCCCGTCACCCAATACGGTCATTGCATCGCAGCATACCTGCCCCAATGACATGTCACTGGGAGAGTATAAGGCGCTCTGCTCGATGCCATTGGGCTTCCATATCCAGTGGCAGAACATCCTTCGGCAGCTCGCCGCACCCACGGTGGTGTTCAATAAGGTCGAAACGTGCCTTTTTACCCTGCAGATCATGCACCAGGCAGGGCCGCCATCGCTCATGGATCCAATCCTGCGCGAAGGCCATCATGTTCTGAACGAAGATTTGTTCGCAGCGCCTTTACTGCGAGAGATCCAGAAGACAGCGGCGGCAATCGAACAAAACTGGCAATCCGCAGAGGGGCTAAGCGTATTGATCGCTCTCACCCAGAAGGTGTTGGCCTGCTCCCCATCGGTCCACATTCAGAACAAATGCATAGAGCAGCTGGATGGCCTCCGGAAGATATCTTTCGGTTGGGTGATGactgttggggaggaggccGGTGCTACGGACAGTAATGATCACAGGAACGATCTGATTGCCTCCGCCGCTTATCTCGCGTTGATGTGCGTGGGCACGTTTGATTGCGAGAACAGCCACTTGGAGCGAATACTCCGGAACGATCTGGATGCGTCCGTTTTCATCCAATGCAGTATGGTCATTCATGACCGAAAAGGCCTTCTAAAGAGGGTATCCAGCTGTTTACTGCCAATTCTCTACTATCGATGGCAGAACATAGCCTTTCGGGGACACCGCATTCTCGTGAACAACACTATCCATGGCCGCAGGACCGCTCTCGACCGAGCGATCCATCGGACTTGGGCCGCGTACCGACCAGGATCACCGTGGACAGCAGCCTCGAGTGGCACTCAATGTTGCCTGCACGCCCAGGTTATGGGTGAATCAGGTGGTGCCAGCGGCGTCGGGGTGTACGTTAACCTTCTCACTGGTCAGCTGCTCATCAATGGTCGTCCCCTGGCGCGGTTGCCCTCAGAGTTCGAGCGCCATAAAACATATCAATCCCTGTTTGGGCATTCCTTAGTGGAAGTGATGCCCAGCGACCTTTCTGGCTTGGAATACTCCGCCCAGAGACTGCATATGGGCCAGACGATCTACCTGGGAAAACAGACGATCCCCGAGCAGAGTGGGTTCGATCTACGCATTCGAGCCGTGGATGGGCGTAGAGTATGGGAATTCGTACCCCCGAGGCTTCTCGCAGCTGCTTTACCAGATGCCTTCGTTGAGGGATACGCCCATTGGTACGAGACCAATTGCGAGTATATCGAGTTTCGACCTATTAACGAGCCATGGAAGCCATCACCTGCCTCTCACTGGCGATTGCAGCGCACCCAGCCGGGAAATAACTGGCAGCTCACTCAGGGAAATATGTCGTTAATTAGTATGGGAAGCGAGACAGCGAGAACGTTGTGTGATGTCTTCCAACCCATCGAAAAGGCCTCCAAGCTTCACTACAAACTGCACCACGAATCTGGCATGCTGGAGATCGAGATTCCCCGCCTGCGGCTGAGCTTTAATCTGCGATCTGGTCAACCGTATTGA
- a CDS encoding nucleic acid/nucleotide deaminase domain-containing protein (COG:S;~EggNog:ENOG410PXF7;~InterPro:IPR027796;~PFAM:PF14441): MPSSKHSLKIQNNTTYKQLPIDSVRVGRPRLGAYNRLLSRFYEPLFLLRVLGQTRGQHTLDPPDHSLEQARRRKFLRNLAYVCDFTKGGSSCTAIGLEDSETCYNFWIASNASGDKIVEFAKNALGHLKPATSITGDFDEGQTKADFISFCLNFATSRVKKERQCLFQAIKQCYCIPGSVRTEQDQVIKDWLDLILEQDDCLALCHYAYVQIKSVSARLIGLKAQDEERLMGPGDKRSPFALVIHYLGRLADHIRAPSQLVEDACHLSHILDSHQVVAIPYVPSVPRPVPDNLTTLDGVVNRMLKKDDPEKLQIKNLLLSMNSRSQSRTFQDFLVQYDKCTAQVHAEVQALDHFFRQNLSFVGNDRYIACSKPACLCCELYFRHHPARMVVPESHRKVWVNWSPQLVKNSTRGDPEYDLQVKVLNEMTNELRRAVIAQIFDQSSPSPWHPDSQTAFSNDRWSHMDLEELRKNTFRYLSADGCLEKEAAKRSTAKVLETNKLRTYVSDEDSDADCGGVSLKI, translated from the exons ATGCCATCCTCAAAGCATTCATTGAAAATCCAGAACAATACCACCTACAAACAATTGCCTATCGACTCAGTCCGCGTGGGGCGCCCGAGACTAGGCGCCTACAATAGACTTCTTAGTCGATTTTACGAgcctttgtttcttttgcGTGTACTAGGACAGACCCGTGGGCAGCATACACTCGACCCACCGGATCATAGTTTGGAGCAAGCACGGCGACGTAAATTCCTACGTAACCTCGCCTATGTTTGTGACTTTACCAAAGGAGGTAGTTCCTGCACTGCCATTGGGCTTGAAGACAGCGAAACATGCTACAACTTCTGGATTGCATCCAACGCATCTGGTGACAAAATCGTCGAATTCGCAAAGAATGCTCTCGGCCACCTGAAGCCAGCTACATCAATCACTGGGGACTTCGATGAAGGACAAACTAAGGCAGACTTTATCAGTTTCTGTCTTAACTTCGCGACTAGCCGAGTAAAAAAGGAGCGTCAGTGCTTGTTTCAAGCGATCAAACAGTGTTATTGCATACCGGGATCTGTGAGAACGGAACAAG ATCAGGTGATAAAAGACTGGCTTGATCTCATTCTCGAACAAGATGATTGTCTGGCACTCTGTCATTATGCCTATGTCCAAATAAAGTCCGTATCCGCCAGGTTAATCGGACTAAAAGCTCAAGACGAAGAAAGGTTAATGGGTCCTGGAGACAAACGGTCGCCTTTTGCGTTAGTTATCCATTATCTAGGGCGACTGGCAGATCACATCCGGGCACCGTCCCAGCTGGTTGAGGATGCCTGCCATTTGTCTCACATCCTTGACTCGCATCAGGTGGTGGCTATACCTTATGTGCCTTCAGTGCCTCGGCCAGTGCCCGACAATCTCACCACGCTTGACGGTGTCGTCAATaggatgttgaagaaggatgaccCGGAAAAGCTTCAGATAAAGAATCTTTTGCTTTCCATGAATTCTCGGTCTCAATCTCGCACCTTTCAGGATTTCCTGGTACAGTATGACAAGTGCACGGCGCAGGTGCATGCAGAAGTGCAGGCTCTAGACCATTTCTTCAGGCAAAATCTATCTTTCGTGGGGAATGACCGTTACATTGCTTGTAGCAAGCCGGCCTGTCTATGTTGTGAACTATACTTCAGGCACCATCCGGCTCGAATGGTCGTCCCTGAATCTCACCGCAAAGTCTGGGTTAATTGGAGTCCACAATTAGTCAAAAATTCCACGAGGGGGGATCCAGAATACGATTTGCAGGTAAAGGTCCTCAATGAGATGACAAATGAGCTTCGGCGGGCTGTGATTGCTCAAATCTTTGATCAGTCGTCACCAAGTCCCTGGCATCCTGATTCCCAGACCGCATTCTCGAATGACCGGTGGTCTCACATGGATTTGGAGGAGCTTCGCAAAAATACGTTCCGATATTTATCTGCTGATGGCTGTTTGGAAAAGGAGGCAGCTAAACGTAGCACGGCGAAGGTCCTTGAGACAAATAAGCTCAGGACATACGTGTCGGATGAAGACTCGGATGCAGACTGTGGCGGGGTATCTCTCAAGATCTAA
- a CDS encoding uncharacterized protein (COG:S;~EggNog:ENOG410PZ88), with protein MTTVSLGQAENGSHSAWPQDEVTSFLVGRVGFSPIYSGADLSSFSLEGYCDRMVIGGRQGETLAPPSTIVTDTVIGDSREPSWPEQYLDLIAQNNLLWLEDFAQNQSHSANLVEASTLTTVALDSQARLLPNQFL; from the coding sequence ATGACAACTGTATCTCTCGGCCAGGCTGAGAATGGAAGCCACTCAGCCTGGCCACAGGATGAAGTTACGAGTTTTTTAGTCGGACGGGTGGGGTTCTCGCCAATCTATTCTGGGGCCgatttatcttctttttcacttGAGGGCTATTGCGATCGAATGGTGATAGGGGGTAGACAAGGAGAAACCCTGGCTCCTCCTTCTACGATAGTGACCGATACTGTGATCGGGGACAGCAGAGAACCTTCTTGGCCGGAGCAATACCTAGACCTCATCGCACAGAACAACCTACTGTGGCTGGAAGACTTCGCTCAAAACCAGTCACATTCTGCTAATCTCGTGGAAGCCTCGACTCTGACCACAGTGGCGTTAGACTCACAGGCACGCTTACTTCCAAACCAATTTCTATAG